In one window of Prevotella sp. E13-17 DNA:
- the tsaA gene encoding tRNA (N6-threonylcarbamoyladenosine(37)-N6)-methyltransferase TrmO — MNIEPIAYFHSPMTSKFGIPRQSGLMNDLQGTIVFVPEFQNPDAIRGLDQFDYLWLIWEFSGNRVENANLTVRPPRLGGNERVGVFASRSPFRPNRLGLSCVYINKVEISSPNGPVIHVAGADLMDGTPIYDIKPYVVYADSRPDARSGFVDQVEWHPLTVQLPDALATQFSDVELKGLRQVLSQDPRPRYHHDESRIYGMPFAGKDVRFRVEHGILTVLEIAKIH, encoded by the coding sequence ATGAACATTGAACCGATAGCCTATTTCCATTCGCCCATGACCTCAAAGTTTGGCATTCCTCGTCAGAGTGGTTTGATGAACGACTTGCAGGGCACCATTGTTTTCGTACCAGAATTTCAGAACCCCGATGCTATCCGTGGCTTAGATCAGTTCGACTACCTGTGGCTGATATGGGAGTTCAGTGGTAATCGTGTGGAGAATGCCAACCTAACCGTTCGGCCACCTCGGTTGGGCGGCAACGAACGAGTAGGGGTGTTTGCCTCGCGGTCACCCTTTCGTCCTAACCGCTTGGGGCTCTCGTGCGTATATATAAATAAGGTGGAAATAAGCTCTCCGAACGGACCCGTCATCCATGTGGCTGGTGCCGACTTGATGGATGGTACACCTATTTACGACATCAAGCCCTATGTGGTTTATGCCGACAGCCGTCCTGATGCTCGTAGCGGTTTCGTCGATCAGGTAGAGTGGCATCCTCTCACCGTGCAACTGCCCGATGCCTTGGCGACACAGTTCTCTGATGTCGAACTGAAGGGGCTTCGTCAGGTGCTTTCGCAAGACCCTCGTCCCCGTTATCACCACGACGAATCGCGCATCTATGGGATGCCATTTGCTGGCAAGGATGTCCGTTTCCGGGTGGAACATGGCATACTGACCGTACTCGAGATTGCTAAAATTCATTAA
- a CDS encoding DUF5686 family protein, which produces MRRRLLLFSLLLLMMKTALAQITGEVIDAHDGGPVPYASVSYSGNRVAVSCDGEGRFTISRHIGRPLSVSSVGYVTHVVNVTSSTPNHLVIRLSAESQHIQEVTVKSKRARYSRKNNPAVELMRRVIAQRRRHHLKSHDYYQFCNYQKIMLGLNDLSPSTIDHPMFKKHEWLMNQVEVSPYNNKLVLPLSLEETVTKEYYRRKPEVERQVVLGQSSKGVNDLFQTGDILTAVMKDVFADIDIFDDQIRVLRQSFTSPIGRDAIAFYRYYITDTVYVGNDLCYHLDFTPNNQQDIGFRGQLYVLADSSYQVRRCELTIPSSSEINWVENMQCLQEFVQLDNGEWVLGIDDMFVELMVLDFVQKMMVVRNTRRTDFSFDELPDHLLSGNKKITRVPHADHRGEDFWTQYRQVELTRSEASMSQFVKGMEQMNGFKYIIFGLRALFENYVETGTKEHPSKVDIGPINTIVSQNFYDKWRLRASAQTTANLHPHLFLKGYYARGMASKQNYYSGEVTYTFNRPDYLPREFPKQAVTFQSSRDVAMPSDKFLSTDKDNVFTSFKVTDIDKMFLYNTQSLKFEYEKEWGLKYFVEAKSEKVKPIGGMELKRLRDQQLQSSLRYTEATVGFRLSPGETYVNTKQRRHVLNKEVAVFELKHTMGFDGVLGGHYNYNFTEASFSDRIWLPMSWGRVDTYLKMGAQWNRVPYPLLIMPSANLSYVLQRQTFNLINNMEFLNDRYASLMIDWNMNGKLFNRIPLLRQLKWREWLSVKCLWGCLTDKNNPCLDENSQNDILMVFPDGAYHVMDSHKPYWELSVGIHNIFKILQIQYVRRLSYLDNPNVSKQGIRILLRASF; this is translated from the coding sequence TTGAGACGTCGTTTATTACTGTTTTCTCTTCTCCTGCTGATGATGAAGACGGCATTGGCGCAGATAACCGGTGAGGTTATCGATGCTCATGACGGTGGACCAGTGCCTTATGCCAGCGTCTCGTATAGTGGCAATCGTGTGGCAGTGTCGTGCGATGGAGAGGGACGATTTACCATTTCCAGACACATAGGTCGGCCCTTGAGTGTCAGTTCGGTGGGTTATGTGACGCATGTGGTCAATGTGACATCTTCCACACCCAATCATCTGGTGATACGTCTTTCTGCTGAGTCGCAGCATATCCAGGAGGTTACGGTGAAGTCTAAGCGCGCCAGATACAGCAGAAAGAACAATCCTGCGGTTGAACTGATGAGGCGAGTGATAGCTCAACGACGTCGTCATCACCTGAAGAGTCACGACTACTATCAGTTCTGTAATTACCAGAAGATTATGTTGGGACTCAACGACCTTTCCCCTTCGACGATTGATCATCCTATGTTCAAGAAGCATGAGTGGTTGATGAACCAAGTAGAGGTGTCGCCCTACAACAATAAACTGGTGCTTCCGCTCTCTCTCGAAGAAACAGTGACGAAGGAATACTACCGACGAAAGCCTGAGGTTGAACGACAGGTTGTTCTAGGACAGTCGTCAAAGGGCGTCAACGATTTGTTTCAGACTGGCGATATCCTGACTGCTGTGATGAAAGATGTGTTTGCAGATATTGACATCTTCGACGACCAAATTCGCGTTCTTCGACAATCCTTCACGAGTCCCATCGGTCGCGATGCGATAGCCTTCTATCGCTATTATATTACGGATACGGTTTACGTGGGTAATGATCTCTGCTACCACCTTGACTTTACTCCCAACAACCAGCAAGATATAGGTTTCCGCGGACAACTATATGTCTTGGCCGATTCCTCGTATCAGGTGCGTCGTTGCGAACTGACAATTCCAAGTTCAAGTGAAATCAACTGGGTGGAGAATATGCAATGTCTTCAAGAGTTTGTGCAGTTGGACAATGGTGAATGGGTGTTGGGCATTGACGATATGTTTGTCGAACTGATGGTGTTAGACTTCGTTCAAAAGATGATGGTGGTGAGAAACACTCGCCGTACTGACTTCTCGTTCGATGAGTTGCCCGACCATCTGTTGAGTGGAAATAAGAAAATAACAAGAGTTCCTCATGCCGACCATCGCGGAGAGGACTTCTGGACACAATATCGACAGGTGGAGTTGACTCGAAGTGAAGCCTCTATGAGCCAGTTTGTGAAAGGCATGGAACAGATGAACGGCTTTAAGTATATCATCTTTGGTCTAAGGGCTCTTTTTGAGAACTATGTGGAAACGGGTACAAAAGAGCATCCCAGCAAGGTGGATATCGGTCCTATCAATACGATTGTGTCGCAGAACTTTTACGATAAGTGGCGCCTTCGAGCCAGTGCGCAGACCACCGCCAATCTTCATCCGCACCTCTTTTTGAAGGGTTATTATGCACGAGGCATGGCGTCTAAACAGAATTACTATAGTGGCGAGGTGACCTATACCTTCAATCGTCCGGATTATCTGCCTCGCGAGTTTCCTAAACAGGCTGTCACATTCCAGTCGTCTCGTGACGTTGCAATGCCCAGTGATAAGTTTCTGAGTACCGACAAGGACAATGTGTTCACGTCGTTTAAGGTGACTGACATTGACAAAATGTTTCTATATAACACCCAGTCTCTGAAGTTCGAATACGAGAAAGAGTGGGGCTTGAAGTATTTTGTGGAGGCTAAATCCGAGAAGGTGAAGCCTATTGGTGGTATGGAACTGAAAAGACTCCGCGACCAACAGCTACAGTCATCGTTGCGTTATACGGAGGCTACTGTCGGCTTTCGCTTGTCGCCCGGTGAAACCTATGTCAACACGAAACAGCGACGACATGTGTTGAACAAGGAGGTCGCCGTCTTTGAATTGAAACATACAATGGGCTTCGATGGCGTACTTGGCGGTCATTATAATTATAATTTCACCGAGGCCTCGTTCTCTGATCGTATATGGTTGCCCATGTCGTGGGGACGCGTGGACACCTATCTCAAGATGGGCGCTCAGTGGAACAGAGTGCCCTATCCGCTACTCATCATGCCTTCTGCCAACCTGAGCTATGTGTTGCAGCGCCAGACGTTTAACCTCATCAATAACATGGAGTTTCTGAACGACCGATATGCTTCGCTCATGATTGACTGGAATATGAATGGAAAACTCTTCAACCGTATTCCCTTGTTACGTCAATTGAAGTGGCGAGAGTGGTTGAGCGTGAAGTGTTTGTGGGGCTGCTTGACCGATAAAAATAATCCTTGTCTTGATGAAAATTCCCAGAATGACATTCTGATGGTTTTCCCTGATGGTGCATATCATGTGATGGATTCTCACAAACCTTATTGGGAACTGTCTGTCGGCATACACAATATATTCAAGATATTACAGATACAATATGTCAGACGCTTGTCGTATTTAGACAATCCCAACGTCAGCAAACAAGGCATCCGCATCTTGTTGCGTGCCTCATTCTAA
- a CDS encoding phosphatidylglycerophosphatase A has translation MKRLPIIPTMIATGFGAGFWPWGPGTAGAVLATSIWLVLSQFLMPTTTMLTTGVLIVVFTWLGTWATAKLTPHWGDDPSRVVIDEMIGVWVPLLLAYNWWTALTALFLFRFFDIVKPLGIRSLDRRKGAFWVMADDLLAGIYSAIVLAVIIYISSTWAR, from the coding sequence ATGAAAAGACTACCCATCATTCCTACCATGATAGCCACAGGCTTTGGGGCCGGCTTTTGGCCTTGGGGGCCAGGCACTGCCGGTGCTGTGTTGGCTACGTCAATATGGTTGGTGCTATCACAATTTCTGATGCCAACCACGACAATGCTCACCACTGGCGTTCTCATTGTCGTGTTTACGTGGCTGGGCACATGGGCAACAGCCAAGTTAACACCACATTGGGGCGACGATCCCAGCAGAGTGGTTATCGACGAGATGATTGGTGTATGGGTTCCGCTATTGCTGGCATACAACTGGTGGACTGCTCTTACTGCACTTTTCTTATTTCGTTTCTTTGATATCGTGAAGCCATTGGGCATCCGTTCTCTTGACAGACGCAAAGGTGCCTTCTGGGTGATGGCCGACGACCTTCTGGCTGGCATCTATTCAGCCATCGTATTGGCTGTCATTATTTACATCTCAAGCACATGGGCAAGATAA
- a CDS encoding GtrA family protein — MGKIKHELWTFCKAQLSAQAATLIDFLTSIFLAEVIGIWYLYATFVGAVTGGAFNCIINYRWVFDNEGLKKKKVAYRYAFVWAGSISLNTIGTYVLTELSSYYFVITKAIVSVVVAVFWNYQLQRLFVYKSSLKE; from the coding sequence ATGGGCAAGATAAAACACGAATTGTGGACATTCTGCAAAGCACAGCTTTCTGCCCAGGCAGCAACGCTTATCGACTTTCTCACATCTATCTTTCTGGCAGAAGTCATTGGCATCTGGTATTTGTATGCCACCTTCGTTGGTGCCGTAACAGGAGGTGCTTTCAACTGCATCATAAACTATCGCTGGGTGTTCGACAATGAAGGACTGAAGAAAAAGAAGGTTGCCTACAGATATGCCTTTGTTTGGGCTGGCAGCATTTCCCTGAATACCATTGGTACATACGTGCTGACAGAACTATCCAGCTATTACTTCGTCATCACAAAGGCAATCGTATCTGTCGTGGTAGCCGTGTTCTGGAACTACCAGTTGCAACGGCTATTCGTCTATAAATCATCACTAAAAGAATAA
- a CDS encoding CDP-alcohol phosphatidyltransferase family protein, with protein MNYRDFLQKVIYIMINPIIKAMIRIGLTPNIVTALGFVGNLVATYLFIKAAILFPDYECAAYPLIAWGGGIILFAGLFDMMDGRLARMGNMSSTFGALWDSTLDRYSELVTLFGICLLFIKAGDEWFWMGVITFAAMVGSVMVSYVRARAEGLDIECKVGLMQRPERVVVTAIVAIVSGCTLNLWWLAGGMILIAVLANITAFWRIGHCYRELKKKDEDK; from the coding sequence ATGAACTACAGAGATTTTCTACAGAAGGTGATCTACATCATGATCAACCCCATCATCAAAGCAATGATTCGCATTGGGTTGACACCTAATATCGTGACCGCATTAGGATTCGTCGGCAATCTGGTTGCCACCTACTTATTTATCAAGGCTGCCATCTTATTTCCCGACTACGAATGTGCTGCCTATCCACTCATCGCATGGGGCGGTGGCATCATTCTCTTTGCAGGTTTGTTCGACATGATGGACGGACGTCTGGCACGAATGGGCAACATGTCCTCCACATTCGGTGCCCTGTGGGACTCCACACTTGACCGCTATAGCGAACTGGTGACACTATTTGGCATCTGCCTGCTGTTCATCAAGGCTGGCGATGAATGGTTTTGGATGGGCGTCATCACCTTTGCCGCAATGGTCGGTTCGGTGATGGTGAGCTACGTTCGTGCACGTGCCGAAGGCCTCGACATCGAGTGTAAGGTGGGCTTGATGCAACGTCCAGAACGTGTGGTAGTCACAGCTATTGTGGCTATCGTGAGTGGTTGCACCTTAAACCTATGGTGGCTTGCGGGTGGCATGATTCTCATTGCCGTGCTTGCCAACATCACAGCATTCTGGCGCATCGGTCATTGTTACAGGGAACTGAAGAAGAAGGATGAAGATAAATAA
- a CDS encoding phosphatase PAP2 family protein, with product MKINKLFSLEGLSRREIVLVLACCLVFLLLQGIVVGLIPAQIVMVGLFLLLYFAHDYTRKMAVALLPFIAFEISYDWMRLYPNYLVNEVDTQAIYETERQLFGIGDGAKSIIPGEFFMSHHNAIADLMAGFFYLCWVPVPIAFGLYLFIKGKRRDYLRFALAFLFVNWLGFIGYYIHPTAPPWYVLQYGFEPDFSTPGNVAGLIRFDEMIGIPVFQSIYVNNSNIFAAVPSLHAAYMLIATIYSVISHRSWFCTTIFALITVGIWWTAVYSCHHYIIDVLLGIATACVGIALFEKLLMRWSFFSRFFNAYSRYIGENSVRG from the coding sequence ATGAAGATAAATAAGCTATTTTCATTAGAAGGCCTATCGCGACGCGAGATAGTGCTTGTCCTGGCGTGCTGCCTTGTCTTCTTGTTGCTACAGGGTATCGTCGTTGGACTAATCCCCGCACAAATCGTGATGGTGGGATTGTTCCTACTACTCTACTTTGCTCACGACTACACCAGGAAGATGGCAGTTGCGCTCTTGCCTTTTATTGCGTTCGAAATCAGCTACGATTGGATGCGCCTATACCCCAACTATCTGGTGAACGAGGTTGACACACAGGCCATATACGAAACCGAGCGTCAGCTGTTTGGCATCGGCGACGGTGCAAAAAGCATCATTCCCGGCGAGTTCTTCATGAGCCATCACAATGCCATAGCAGACCTCATGGCAGGCTTCTTTTACCTGTGCTGGGTTCCTGTCCCCATTGCGTTTGGTTTATATCTATTCATCAAAGGCAAGCGTCGCGACTATCTGCGCTTTGCACTGGCCTTCCTATTTGTCAACTGGTTAGGCTTTATTGGCTATTATATTCACCCCACCGCCCCACCATGGTACGTCTTGCAATACGGTTTCGAGCCCGATTTCAGTACCCCTGGCAATGTGGCAGGCTTGATACGCTTTGACGAGATGATTGGCATTCCCGTCTTTCAGAGTATCTATGTCAACAATTCCAATATCTTTGCAGCGGTACCTTCACTTCATGCAGCCTACATGCTCATAGCCACCATCTACAGTGTAATCAGTCACAGGTCGTGGTTCTGCACCACCATCTTTGCCTTAATCACCGTAGGCATCTGGTGGACAGCCGTCTATTCGTGCCACCACTACATCATTGATGTTCTTCTGGGCATCGCCACAGCATGTGTGGGCATAGCACTGTTCGAAAAACTGTTGATGAGATGGAGCTTCTTCTCTCGGTTCTTCAATGCTTATTCGAGATACATTGGTGAAAACTCCGTACGGGGATAA
- a CDS encoding HAMP domain-containing sensor histidine kinase: MEELLLYVSHQSTLSSVFLWVGLIGAILLSIWLLFYQHRITLNLEFELKQLDKVKKHNVEYELILKAMHLSTWHLDVRQRLMTFDNDFREGTDNYTPATNTPLEEVYSVILEPGRQWVKKNFEDLVSGRVELGRAQYQVRVPHSKQTYWADSYATIAERDVDGKPIMIAGATMRIDEQKNIESELIRARNRAEESDRLKTAFVANISHEIRTPLNAIVGFTGILPDVTDEEERKSLLGLVNENTSKLLRIIDDVVSISKIEAGEEELVMTNFELGMMLSEHVDSCQHDCKPGVTMTTQFARDEQMVTSDLNRVCEILKHLLNNAVKFTDAGSIVVGYDAPVDGRIRVWVRDTGKGIAPENHERIFERFFKVDEFIPGAGLGLSLCRTLAYSLGGQVGVESVLNEGSTFWFEIPIQ; this comes from the coding sequence ATGGAGGAATTGCTTCTTTATGTAAGTCACCAATCGACCTTGTCGAGTGTCTTCCTGTGGGTGGGACTCATAGGCGCTATATTATTGTCGATATGGCTGCTTTTTTATCAGCATCGTATCACTTTGAATCTTGAATTTGAATTGAAACAGCTGGATAAGGTTAAGAAACATAATGTAGAATATGAGTTGATATTGAAGGCGATGCATTTGTCCACATGGCATTTGGATGTGAGACAACGTCTGATGACCTTCGATAACGATTTCCGTGAAGGTACTGACAATTATACTCCGGCTACCAATACGCCTCTTGAAGAAGTCTATTCTGTGATTTTGGAACCGGGACGACAATGGGTGAAAAAGAACTTTGAAGACCTTGTAAGTGGACGCGTGGAGTTGGGTAGAGCTCAATATCAGGTGAGAGTTCCTCATTCTAAACAGACCTATTGGGCAGATAGTTATGCGACGATAGCCGAGCGTGATGTGGATGGGAAGCCTATTATGATTGCAGGTGCCACGATGCGCATTGACGAACAAAAGAATATTGAGAGCGAGCTCATCCGTGCTCGTAACCGCGCAGAAGAAAGCGACCGTCTAAAAACGGCCTTTGTCGCAAATATCAGTCATGAGATTCGTACGCCGTTAAATGCCATTGTCGGCTTTACTGGTATTTTGCCCGATGTTACTGATGAAGAGGAACGCAAGAGCTTGTTAGGATTGGTCAACGAAAATACATCTAAGCTGTTGCGCATTATTGACGATGTGGTAAGTATATCTAAGATTGAAGCTGGCGAGGAAGAACTGGTGATGACCAATTTTGAGTTGGGAATGATGTTGTCGGAGCATGTGGACAGTTGTCAGCACGACTGTAAGCCTGGTGTCACGATGACTACCCAGTTTGCCCGTGATGAGCAGATGGTTACATCCGACCTGAACCGTGTCTGCGAAATCCTGAAACACCTCTTGAACAATGCAGTTAAGTTTACCGATGCCGGCAGCATTGTGGTGGGATATGACGCTCCCGTAGATGGTCGTATCCGTGTCTGGGTGCGCGATACTGGTAAGGGTATCGCACCCGAGAATCATGAGCGCATCTTCGAGCGCTTCTTCAAAGTCGATGAGTTTATACCGGGTGCCGGCCTCGGCTTGAGTCTTTGTCGCACCTTGGCCTACAGTCTGGGTGGACAGGTAGGCGTGGAATCGGTATTGAACGAAGGCTCCACCTTCTGGTTTGAAATACCTATTCAATAG
- a CDS encoding class I SAM-dependent RNA methyltransferase, translating to MNQEFELIAKTFMGLEPVLAKELTLLGANNVQIGRRMVSFTGDKEMMYRANFSLHTAIKILKPIRHFKAQSADDVYEAIKKIDWSEYLDNDHTFAVDAVVFSEEFRHSKFVSYKVKDAIVDQFREKTGSRPNISVANPDIRLHIHIAESDCTLCLDSSGESLHRRGYRQESVEAPLNEVLAAGMILMTGWQGDTDFIDPMCGSGTLLVEAALIARNMAPGLFRKEYAFEKWPDFDADLFDRIYNDDSQEREFKHHIYGYDIDMKAVNTARLNAKAAGLTSDITVEQRDFKDFVQPKEKSIMVCNPPYGERISTPDLLGTYRMIGERLKHQFLNNEAWILSYREECFEQIGLKPSIKIPVFNGSLECEFRKYQIFDGKLKEFRKEGGVVKSEEEKRQMSEKHRFKKNREFKQRLDEQGENEENDIRSFTFHRHEIKSNKDFKDSRSRKGGRDFKGDRDSKGSKENRNRGGHERFDRSKGGKKTFKRNRYDED from the coding sequence ATGAACCAAGAATTTGAACTAATCGCCAAAACGTTCATGGGACTGGAACCTGTGCTGGCGAAAGAACTGACCCTGCTGGGGGCAAATAATGTACAGATAGGTAGACGCATGGTGTCGTTTACAGGTGACAAAGAAATGATGTATCGCGCGAATTTCTCGCTGCATACCGCTATCAAAATTTTGAAGCCAATACGTCATTTCAAAGCACAAAGCGCCGATGACGTTTACGAAGCCATTAAGAAAATCGATTGGAGTGAATATCTTGACAACGACCATACCTTTGCGGTCGATGCCGTTGTGTTCTCAGAAGAATTCCGCCACTCTAAGTTTGTAAGCTACAAAGTAAAAGATGCCATCGTCGATCAGTTTCGCGAGAAGACGGGCTCACGTCCAAACATCTCTGTAGCCAACCCCGACATCAGACTACATATCCATATTGCAGAATCTGACTGCACGCTGTGTTTAGACTCAAGCGGCGAGTCATTGCATCGTCGTGGCTATCGTCAAGAAAGCGTCGAGGCTCCCCTTAACGAAGTGTTGGCAGCTGGTATGATCCTGATGACTGGCTGGCAGGGCGACACAGATTTCATTGACCCCATGTGTGGCAGTGGCACCTTGCTGGTTGAAGCAGCACTCATCGCTCGCAACATGGCGCCCGGACTGTTCCGCAAGGAATATGCTTTCGAGAAATGGCCCGACTTCGATGCCGACCTCTTCGACCGGATCTATAATGACGATTCACAGGAACGCGAGTTCAAGCACCATATCTATGGTTACGATATTGACATGAAGGCTGTAAACACTGCACGCCTGAATGCAAAGGCTGCCGGTCTTACGTCCGACATCACCGTAGAGCAGCGTGACTTTAAGGATTTTGTTCAGCCTAAGGAAAAGAGCATCATGGTTTGCAACCCACCCTATGGCGAACGTATCTCTACGCCCGACCTGCTGGGCACTTACCGCATGATTGGCGAACGTCTGAAACATCAGTTCCTCAACAACGAAGCCTGGATTCTGTCATATCGCGAGGAGTGCTTCGAGCAGATTGGACTGAAGCCATCTATCAAAATACCTGTATTCAACGGCTCTTTGGAATGCGAGTTCCGCAAATATCAGATATTTGACGGCAAACTGAAAGAATTCCGCAAGGAAGGTGGTGTTGTAAAGTCAGAGGAAGAGAAGCGTCAGATGAGCGAGAAGCATCGTTTCAAGAAGAATCGCGAATTCAAACAACGTCTCGATGAGCAGGGAGAAAACGAAGAAAACGATATTCGTTCATTCACATTCCACCGCCATGAAATCAAGTCCAACAAGGATTTCAAAGACAGCAGAAGCCGCAAAGGTGGCAGAGATTTTAAAGGCGACAGAGACAGCAAAGGCAGCAAGGAGAATCGCAATCGCGGCGGACACGAGCGTTTCGACCGCAGCAAAGGTGGTAAGAAAACATTTAAGCGTAATCGCTATGATGAAGATTAA
- a CDS encoding S9 family peptidase has protein sequence MKIKPFITALLLIFTCMPLMAQQKLFTLEDLNFGGKNYHNLRPKNMFLTWWGNQLMYQDAEEGGTVDNKGNKKVLFNLKEVGADFHSAMNAKYPYADQPLVLLSNGKRRILYNFKTKAVVWQQDMNQNEANQHWNKTSKAVAFTRNHQLYVRDADGIETQLTTDGSRDIVYGEAVHRNEFGINEGIFWSPDGKKFAFYRMDQSMVTDYPQVNIDPRIAEVEPDKYPMAGMTSHEVKVGIYDLNLQKVTYLKTNETYLTNIAWSPDSKEVFMFELNRDQNDCKLKCYDASTGKYLYMLNHETSSKYVEPMHPIQFLPWDKNLFIMQSQKDGFNHLYLCSIKGEIIKQLTQGSWVVLDVLGFNEKSQSVIIASNEKHPLQRNIYSVSVKTGKRTLLDNGEGVHHGNLSTTGQKLVDKYSTPSIPNAINIIEGSKKSYQLLLADDPWSEYVTPQFECGSIKAADGVTDLYYRMVKPADFDASKKYPTIVYVYGGPHAHNVEASWHWYSRSWETYMAQKGYIVFILDNRGSENRGLAFEQATFRQLGQIEMLDQMKGVDYLKSLPYVDTNRLGVHGWSFGGFMTISLMTNYPDVFKVGVAGGPVIDWKWYEVMYGERYMDTPESNPEGYAKTSLINKASQLKGKLQIIIGYNDPTCVPQHTLSFLKACAEAGTQPDFFAYPGEEHNMRGHASVHLHERITQYFEDYLK, from the coding sequence ATGAAGATTAAACCATTTATTACTGCTTTATTGCTCATCTTTACATGTATGCCCCTCATGGCTCAACAGAAACTTTTCACGCTGGAAGACCTTAACTTTGGCGGTAAGAACTACCACAACCTGCGACCAAAGAACATGTTCCTCACCTGGTGGGGCAATCAGCTGATGTACCAAGACGCAGAGGAAGGCGGAACTGTTGACAACAAGGGCAACAAGAAAGTGTTATTCAACCTCAAAGAGGTGGGTGCCGATTTCCACTCGGCCATGAATGCCAAGTATCCTTATGCAGACCAGCCGCTTGTATTGCTAAGCAACGGCAAACGTCGTATCTTGTATAACTTCAAGACCAAAGCAGTGGTATGGCAACAGGACATGAACCAGAACGAGGCTAACCAGCATTGGAACAAAACATCTAAGGCCGTAGCCTTCACCCGAAACCACCAGCTGTATGTCAGAGACGCCGATGGCATCGAGACACAACTTACGACTGATGGCTCACGAGATATTGTCTATGGCGAGGCTGTACATCGCAACGAGTTTGGCATTAACGAAGGTATATTCTGGAGTCCCGACGGCAAGAAGTTCGCTTTTTACCGCATGGACCAATCTATGGTCACCGACTACCCCCAGGTCAACATCGACCCACGCATTGCAGAAGTAGAGCCCGACAAATACCCCATGGCAGGTATGACCTCTCACGAGGTTAAGGTTGGCATCTATGATTTGAACCTTCAAAAGGTGACCTATCTGAAAACCAACGAGACTTACCTCACCAACATTGCCTGGAGTCCCGACTCCAAGGAAGTGTTTATGTTTGAGTTGAATCGCGATCAGAACGACTGCAAGCTGAAATGCTATGACGCATCAACAGGCAAGTATCTCTATATGCTGAACCACGAGACAAGCTCAAAGTATGTAGAACCGATGCACCCCATCCAGTTTCTGCCTTGGGACAAGAACCTCTTCATCATGCAGAGCCAGAAAGATGGTTTCAATCATTTATACCTTTGTTCTATTAAAGGCGAAATAATCAAACAGCTCACCCAGGGCTCATGGGTTGTACTCGACGTCCTTGGATTCAATGAGAAAAGCCAGTCGGTCATCATCGCTTCTAATGAAAAGCATCCATTGCAGCGCAACATCTACAGTGTTAGCGTGAAAACTGGTAAGCGCACACTACTCGACAATGGCGAGGGCGTGCATCATGGCAACCTGTCAACAACGGGGCAGAAGCTCGTTGACAAATACTCTACGCCATCAATTCCAAATGCTATCAACATCATCGAAGGATCCAAGAAGTCATATCAGTTGCTGTTGGCTGACGACCCCTGGAGCGAATATGTGACGCCACAGTTTGAATGTGGATCCATCAAGGCTGCTGACGGTGTCACAGACTTATACTATCGAATGGTAAAACCTGCCGACTTTGATGCTTCTAAAAAATATCCCACCATCGTTTATGTTTATGGCGGACCTCATGCACACAACGTAGAGGCCTCATGGCACTGGTATAGTCGCTCTTGGGAGACTTACATGGCACAAAAGGGCTATATCGTATTCATCCTTGACAATAGAGGCTCCGAGAATCGCGGCCTGGCCTTCGAGCAGGCCACCTTCCGACAACTGGGACAGATAGAGATGCTGGATCAAATGAAAGGTGTTGACTACCTGAAGTCCCTACCCTATGTTGACACGAACCGCCTTGGCGTACACGGTTGGAGTTTTGGCGGATTTATGACCATTTCTCTGATGACCAACTACCCCGACGTATTCAAAGTAGGTGTCGCTGGTGGCCCTGTCATCGACTGGAAATGGTATGAGGTCATGTATGGCGAGCGCTATATGGACACGCCAGAAAGCAATCCCGAGGGGTATGCCAAGACAAGCCTCATCAACAAAGCAAGCCAATTGAAAGGCAAGCTACAGATTATCATAGGCTACAACGACCCAACCTGCGTACCACAGCACACACTATCGTTTCTGAAAGCTTGTGCAGAGGCTGGCACACAACCCGACTTCTTCGCTTATCCAGGCGAAGAACATAACATGAGAGGACATGCCAGTGTTCATCTACACGAGCGTATCACTCAGTATTTTGAAGATTATTTGAAATAA